One region of Parambassis ranga chromosome 21, fParRan2.1, whole genome shotgun sequence genomic DNA includes:
- the fer1l6 gene encoding fer-1-like protein 6, whose amino-acid sequence MDPKVRKAKKIFGMKVKKKQKVNTDLVLANKAAVDSEAEAPSEASSLLDEEPSQDQSGSSAVRTRIITNNKRAKLRTRIQESEGKPQSFQIAVNITEARQLVGENIDPSVVIEIGDEKKQTAVKEGTNAPFYNEYFVFDFFAHKEVFFDKVIKLTVMHSKMLRSFCVGSFKMDVWTVYKQPGHQFINKWAMLTNPGDTSTGVKGYIKCDISLSAKGDAMQPGPKASDAEEQIDKNLLIPEGFPAERPWARFCVKVYQAEGLPRNNSSIMANVTKAFIGDNTALIDPYVVVSFFKQVGRTSTQKSTADPVWNEQVVFTEMFPPLCQRMKIQVWDEGSMSDVAIGTHYFDLRRISNEQDGDKGFLPTFGPAWINLYGSARNFSLGDDTVELNEGIGEGVSYRGRIYLELAVEILSGGTGSETKLKPVKDAKAGKAGGKDGKAPAGGGGAGGAAGGAAADDDKGKAAEVLPVDPPSVVIGDSRESFLLFGAVFEATMIDRKIGDKPISFEFSLGNYGNVLESATQPAIPIPSPSLSRRRKALDVPDTADLFGSSSSPTSPSSPLLPREPHDSSGPAATSKSVTPPEKPLIVEGNRYYMYLPLEKQKPCVSVLSHWEGRTYRLHNSNMLENIAVLFEEGVACVEELHKKSDAAAEPTLRTVLRDFCLDARSFIAAAEAKLKAEIKSTLLTPLDKKRLTMCKQELEGMISEAQSLTERRRKAGGLKKMLQDATKLTHRLRFLVEEPQHTVPDMFVWLLSNNKRVAYARVRTRDLLFSSSQEARGIHCGKIITLFLKPPGKRVAGLSVQAKLEVYLWFGACSDSSHMLDDLPAGFHPATGGADANSPPSHLLCREQHQFQLRCHMYQARGLIAADNTGLSDPFARVTFLSHSQTTIIISQTLSPTWNQCLQLGRVLLGGDLQFVQQEPPRVLVEVYDDDALGKAEYLGTTVAVPEVRLTSDPYTPPTLQYSPLHCGSQSGGDLLAAFELLQIPASGPKVMPDLEERVGGIYRVPANIRPVLSTYRLEVLFWGLRELKKVQFLSVDRPQVFIDCAGKTLRSSVIQKYKSNPNFTTLMDVIELELPENEHLHPPLSITVVDWRAFGRSTLVGNHIINNLKAFKYTPPPAPPAPTQTHKPAEVTHTPGAAEPRGAEGRPWDPAEISSAPSETTQDTLITIEHEAPPPPPPIVVQEAGKKKDTKAKSTRRSTKRRRRTIADESAESVIDWWSKYYASVEKQSRQKDGSLFPHVFERALSYHSLLSDGLDSLVSSQSDGDRKKKQKVKGALEPTTSLPTRLATLKLYNKELEAEFGPFDDWVNTYELFRGKASEEDGGTEERFVGKFKGRFCLYKLTDDDEEDWDEALEAGHFRVSRGIPPNTPVQVLIRVYIVSASNLHPADPDGKADPYIVLRLGKNEIKDRDNYIPKQLNPVFGRSFEVQATFPRESLLSVLIYDYDLVGGDDLIGETRIDLENRFYSQHRATCGLPTEYSLDGYNAWRDCLKPSELLSKMCREKGVDGPHFRPGRITVADKVFAGKTLFMDEDQPLECYEHLSLKILHRWAEIPAVGCRLVPEHIETRTLYNKARPGMDQGQVQMWVDMFPMELPHPGPSVDISPRKPKGYELRIIIWNTEDVILDDSNFLTGQKSSDIYVKGWLKGLEDDRQETDVHYNSLTGEGNFNWRLVFPFSYLPAEKVQTHTHTQTQTHRQTHRQLIGCYNLFLKSSDSSFALTMVPHSHFNSQEHTKLNV is encoded by the exons ATGGATCCCAAAGTACG GAAGGCCAAGAAGATATTTGGCatgaaagtgaagaagaagcagaaagtcAACACAGACCTGGTCCTGGCAAACAAAGCAGCTGTGG acagtgaggCTGAGGCTCCCTCTGAAGCGTCCTCTCTCCTGGATGAAGAACCCTCTCAGGACCAATCAGGAAGTTCTGCTGTCAGAACCAGaataataacaaacaacaaGAG GGCCAAACTGAGAACTCGCATCCAAGAAAGTGAAGGAAAACCACAGAGCTTCCag ATCGCCGTGAACATCACAGAAGCTCGCCAGCTGGTGGGAGAAAACATCGACCCCAGCGTGGTGATCGAGATCGGAGACGAGAAAAAGCAGACGGCGGTCAAAGAAGGAACCAACGCTCCATTTTACAACGAG tactTCGTGTTCGACTTTTTCGCCCACAAAGAGGTCTTCTTTGAcaaagtcatcaaactgacg GTGATGCACTCTAAGATGCTGAGGAGCTTCTGTGTCGGGTCCTTTAAGATGGACGTCTGGACGGTGTACAAGCAGCCGG GTCACCAGTTCATCAATAAGTGGGCGATGCTGACCAACCCAGGCGACACGAGCACCGGGGTCAAAGGTTACATCAAATGTGACATCAGCTTGTCAGCGAAGGGAGACGCCATGCAGCCGGGACCCAAAGCCAGTGACGCCGAGGAGCAGATAGACAA GAACCTGCTGATCCCAGAGGGTTTTCCCGCTGAGCGTCCGTGGGCTCGTTTCTGTGTGAAGGTGTACCAGGCTGAAGGTCTGCCCCGGAACAACTCCAGCATCATGGCCAACGTGACCAAAGCCTTCATCGGAGACAACACGGCTCTCATAGACCCGTACGTGGTCGTCAGCTTCTTCAAACAAGTG GGTCGCACGTCCACTCAGAAGTCGACCGCTGACCCCGTGTGGAACGAGCAGGTTGTCTTCACAGAGATGTTTCCTCCACTGTGTCAGAGGATGAAGATCCAG GTGTGGGACGAGGGAAGCATGAGCGACGTCGCCATAGGAACACATTACTTTGACCTCAGGCGCATCTCCAATGAGCAGGACGGAGACAAAG GGTTCCTGCCAACCTTTGGCCCCGCCTGGATCAACCTGTATGGCTCCGCCCGCAACTTTTCTTTGGGCGATGACACTGTGGAGCTGAACGAGGGCATCGGAGAGGGCGTGTCCTACAG GGGTCGGATCTACCTGGAGCTGGCAGTGGAGATCCTGTCAGGAGGGACAGGATCAGAGACCAAACTGAAACCTGTGAAAGACGCAAAGGCAGGGAAGGCTGGAGGGAAGGACGGGAAagctcctgcaggaggaggaggagcaggaggagcagcaggaggagcagcagctgatgatgacAAAGGAAAAGCTGCAGAGGTGCTGCCGGTGGATCCTCCATCTGTG gtaattggagacagcagagagagcttCCTGCTGTTCGGAGCTGTGTTTGAAGCCACCATGATTGACAGGAAGATCGGAGACAAGCCAATCAGCTTTGAGTTCTCGCTGG GTAACTATGGTAACGTGTTGGAGTCTGCGACGCAGCCCGCCATCCCCATCCCGAGCCCCTCCCTCTCTCGGAGGAGGAAAGCGCTGGATGTCCCTGACACTGCCGACCTGtttggctcctcctcctcccccacctccccctcctcccccctcctccccagaGAACCTCATGACTCTTCCGGCCCCGCTGCGACCTCCAAGTCCGTCACACCTCCGGAAAAACCGCTCATTGTCGAGGGGAACAG gtactACATGTATCTGCCCCTGGAGAAGCAGAAGCCGTGTGTCAGTGTTCTGAGTCACTGGGAGGGCAGAACTTACCGCCTGCACAACTCTAACATGCTGGAGAATATAGCTGTTCTGTTt GAGGAGGGCGTGGCCTGTGTGGAGGAGCTTCACAAGAAGTCAGACGCGGCGGCCGAGCCGACTCTCAGGACCGTCCTCAGAGATTTCTGTCTGGACGCCAG GAGCTTCATCGCAGCCGCAGAAGCCAAACTGAAGGCAGAGATCAAATCCACACTGCTGACACCGCTCGACAAGAAACGCCTGACCATGTGCAAACAGGAGCTG gagggtATGATCTCAGAGGCCCAGTCGTTGACAGAGCGGAGGAGAAAAGCAGGAGGTCTGAAGAAGATGCTGCAGGACGCCAccaaactcacacacagactgcgcTTCCTGGTGGAGGAG CCACAGCACACAGTGCCCGACATGTTTGTCTGGTTGCTAAGCAACAACAAGCGTGTGGCGTACGCTCGGGTTCGAACCAGAGACCTGCTGTTCTCCAGCAGCCAAGAGGCCCGAGGCATCCACTGTGGGAAGATCATCACACTGTTCctgaag cctccaGGGAAGCGTGTAGCAGGATTGTCGGTCCAGGCGAAGTTGGAGGTGTACCTGTGGTTTGGAGCGTGCTCAGACTCGAGCCACATGCTGGATGACCTGCCTGCAGGATTCCATCCGGCCACAGGGGGCGCCGATGCCAACAGCCCTCCATCACACCTGCTCTGCAGAG aGCAGCATCAGTTCCAGCTCAGGTGTCACATGTATCAGGCTCGCGGGCTGATCGCTGCTGACAACACGGGCCTCTCAGACCCGTTCGCACGCGTCACCTTCCTGTCACACAGCCAGACCAccatt atcatCAGTCAGACTCTCAGTCCTACCTGGAATCAGTGCCTGCAGCTGGGCCGTGTGCTGCTGGGTGGAGACCTGCAGTTCGTCCAGCAGGAGCCGCCGCGCGTCCTGGTGGAGGTGTACGACGACGACGCCCTG gggaaGGCGGAGTATCTGGGAACCACAGTGGCGGTGCCGGAGGTCcggctgacctctgacccctacACCCCTCCCACCCTGCAGTACAGCCCCCTGCACTGCGGCAGCCAGTCGGGAGGAGACCTGCTGGCTGCGTttgagctgctgcag ATTCCAGCATCTGGACCCAAGGTCATGCCGGACTTGGAGGAGCGGGTCGGAGGGATTTACAGAGTTCCTGCCAACATCAGGCCAGTTCTCAGCACCTACAGGctcgag GTGCTGTTCTGGGGTCTGAGGGAGCTGAAAAAGGTTCAGTTCCTGTCTGTAGATCGACCACag gtGTTCATAGATTGTGCAGGTAAAACGTTGCGCTCCTCCGTCATCCAGAAGTACAAATCCAACCCGAACTTCACCACACTGATGGATGTCATAGAACTG GAGCTGCCGGAGAACGAGCACCTCCACCCTCCCCTCAGCATCACCGTGGTGGACTGGAGAGCCTTTGGCCGCAGCACGCTGGTTGGAAATCACATCATCAACAACCTCAAGGCCTTCAAGTATACTCCACCTCCTGCACCGCCCGcgcccacacagacacacaaaccggCCGAGGTCACGCACACGCCGGGGGCTGCGGAGCCACGTGGTGCAGAGG GGCGGCCCTGGGACCCTGCAGAGATCAGCTCCGCCCCATCAGAAACCACCCAGGACACCCTGATCACCATAGAACATGAAGCTCCGCCTCCGCCTCCACCCATTGTGGTGCAAGAAGCTGGGAAGAAAAAG GACACCAAGGCAAAGAGCACACGTCGATCCACCAAGCGCAGGAGGCGGACCATCGCTGACGAGTCAGCAGAGAGCGTCATCGACTGGTGGTCCAAGTACTACGCGTCAGTGGAGAAACAG agccGGCAGAAGGACGGGTCTCTGTTCCCACATGTGTTTGAGAGAG CGTTGTCGTACCACAGCTTGCTCAGCGATGGACTAGACTCTCTGG TCAGCAGCCAGTCCGATggagacaggaagaagaagcagaaagtaAAGGGAGCTCTGGAGCCCACCACCAGCCTTCCAACCAGATTAGCCACACTGAAG ctgtacAACAAGGAGCTGGAGGCGGAGTTTGGGCCGTTCGATGACTGGGTGAACACGTACGAGCTGTTCAGAGGGAAAGCCAGCGAGGAGGACGGAGGGACGGAGGAGAGGTTTGTCGGTAAATTCAAG GGCCGATTCTGCCTCTACAAGCTGACtgacgatgatgaggaggattGGGACGAAGCCTTGGAGGCCGGACACTTCAGAGTCAGCAGAGGAATACCTCCCAACACCCCAGTCCAAGTCCTCATCCGAGTTTACATCGTCTCT GCGTCTAACCTGCACCCTGCTGACCCGGATGGGAAGGCCGACCCTTACATTGTCCTTCGACTCGGCAAAAATGAGATCAAGGACAGAGACAACTACATTCCCAAACAGCTCAACCCTGTTTTTGGAAG GTCCTTTGAGGTTCAGGCGACTTTTCCTCGGGAGTCTCTGCTCTCAGTACTCATCTACGACTATGACCTGGTGGGAGGGGACGACCTGATTGGAGAGACCCGGATCGACTTGGAAAACCGGTTTTACAGCCAACACAGAGCCACCTGTGGACTCCCCACAGAGTACAGCCT GGATGGGTATAACGCCTGGAGGGACTGCCTGAAGCCATCAGAGCTGCTGTCCAAGATGTGCAGAGAAAAAGGCGTGGACGGTCCTCACTTCAGACCAGGACGCATCACTGTGGCTGACAAAGTCTTCGCCGGCAAGACGCTCTTCATGGACGAAG ACCAGCCGCTGGAGTGCTACGAGCACCTGTCTCTGAAGATCCTTCACCGCTGGGCTGAGATCCCGGCTGTGGGGTGCAGACTGGTACCAGAACACATCGAGACCAGAACTCTGTACAACAAGGCCCGGCCTGGAATGGATCAG GGTCAGGTCCAGATGTGGGTAGACATGTTTCCCATGGAGCTGCCTCACCCGGGTCCATCGGTGGACATTTCTCCTCGAAAACCAAAAGG gtacgAGCTGCGTATCATCATCTGGAACACGGAGGATGTGATTCTGGACGACAGTAACTTCCTGACCGGTCAGAAGTCCAGTGACATCTACGTCAAAGG ctggctGAAAGGTTTAGAGGACGACCGGCAGGAGACAGACGTCCACTACAACTCTCTGACCGGAGAGGGAAACTTCAACTGGCGCCTCGTGTTCCCCTTCAGCTACCTGCCTGCTGAGaaggtacagacacacacacacacacagacacagacacacagacagacacacagaca ACTCATAGGCTGCTACAATCTTTTTCTGAAGTCCTCTGACAGCTCTTTTGCTCTCACCATGGTGCCTCACTCTCACTTCAACAGTCAGGAGCACACCAAACTAAATGTCTGA